In uncultured Desulfuromonas sp., the genomic stretch GCAATCGCGCCAACCGCTACCAGCAAAACGATGGATCTGGTCTTTACCATAATTTTTCTCTTGTTGTTACCGTGCGTTTCGGGGCAACATCCGTTGTGGCTCTGATAAGAATTGTTGATTCTTAATATAGGGATATTGTTAACTTTTGGCTATGATTCTAATCTTTGTTAAGGCCATTCAATTGAACTGCTGTGCAGGAGGCAGAAATGTAAAAGCATTTTGACTGCTCAAGGGGGAGGCGACGATGAAAGGAGCTATTCGGGTGGCAGTCAGCGATGCGGACGCCCCTGCTATTGCTGTTACGAGATGGCGACTTTTAGCTCTTTGAGGCGCAGCTACAGCCTGAGAATTTCGAACAGATCACTGAACGAGTCCATGCGTCGGGATACGTGGCACCTTCCTCGCAACCTTGACGATATTTGCCGGTTTTTACCAAAATGCCATGCAGTCCGACGGCTTTTCCTCCGCCGATATCGGTTTCGATGTCGTCACCAATCATGGCAACATTCGATGCGGATAACTGCAGAGATTGCAGGGCCAGTTCAAAAAAGTCGCGGCTTGGTTTGCCAATCACCTTTGCCTGTTTACCACTAACGTATTCCAACCCGGCTACAAACGCGCCGATGTCGACCTGAAGCCCTTCTTCTCCCTGGAAAAACTTGTTTTTGTGCATAGCGATCAGCTCGGCTCCGGCATGAAGCTGTGAAAAGATGGTGTTGATAAGGGGGTAGCTCCACGCAGCGCCGATGTCGCCGATAATCACGTAATCCGGCCGTTCATTGTTTCTGGGGAAATCGGCAAACGCCGGCAGGACACTGTCGCGAACCACCGGATTGATCGTTGGACGCCCCTGTCTGTTAAGAAACTGCACCGTGGCTGAGATCGGGCTGAAAACTTCCTCTTCGTGGACGCTAAATCCCATGCGTCTTAGTTTTTGAACGACGGACGCGGCGGTACGTGTTGTTGTATTGGTCAGGTAGCGCCGAGGAATGTTCTCATCATCCAATCGCTTCAACACCTGCTGAGCGCCGGGCACCGGTGTTTCACCAACATAAAGGACGCCGTCGAGGTCGATGAGAAGGCCGTGAATCGTTGTTGGTAACGGCATCGATGGACTCCTTTTTCTGGAGCTGCCGGTTATGATGTTACTCGTCGCATTTGTGGGGAATCTTCTATTGCAGCACAACATCCTGAGAGAAGGGCGGATGCCGCTATTTCTAGTTTCAGAGTCTCGTCCAAAGGTCCAGAGAATCATATCAATTTTTCGTGGTGTCCAAAACGATGTACCAAATTTTCGGTTATTGTCTTTTGCCTTTTGAGAGAGAATTAGAGTCAGTTGCACACCGTCCTTGACAGTTAAGTTTTCTGGATTCATTTTTTTTAAAGCATCGGCCTCTGGAAGGTCGGGAATGGATCGAAGCGCTTTAACAACAAATTGATCGACTGTCGCGAAGTTGTCTGGATACATGAGCGAAAGTAAACCCGATGCTCCAGCTGTCCCCAAACCGCGAATGGTTTTAGCTGTTTTTAAACCATCCCTTATGTTGTTACCGTTCAACGAAAGCAATTTAAGTCGAATACTGTCTAACTCCTCAATTTCGCCGTCACGCCGGTATGTTTTAAGTTGTTTTGTGGTTGTGACATAACGGTTAGGTGCCGTGTATTTCCAGCGGAAATACTCATCGTGAAGGAACTCATACCATCCTTGGGGGCTAAGGCTGCGAACTATCGCCAAGTCAAGACCATCAAGGGATTGTTCGAGCTTGAGATTGCAAGGTTGGACAAACTGCCAGTAGCGTTTCAATGCGTCTTGCCAATCCTTGTCATCTTTTGAGTACCAAAGATCAGCGATGCTTATTGGTTTGGTAAAGGGAGGCATAAAAATCAATTCTCAGAATGCAGCATAATCAAAATGAAAAAGACTGCGCATAATTAAAAAGATATATTCGCAAAGATAGCGAACGGTTTGAAAGGATTCCATGGTTCTAAAAAAATTGTATATTCGGGCGATGATGTAGAAGCTGAACGACAGATAACACCAATCCTTCTACCGCAACTTGGGCATCGCCCGCCTTACGTGAATGAAATCAGAAAAGAATCGTTTTTGCAGATGGGGTCGATAAAATTTTGTAGCCCCCTGCCTTCAGCCAGCTTTTCACTCACCTTTAACGTCAGTTCCAGGTCCAGCAAATAAGGCAGATTCCCTGTCACGGCCACACCAAACGCCTCTTTCATCTTTTCCAGACATTCCATCTCCGCGGCCTGGGCTATCTGTTGCGGCATGGCGAGATAGTGAGTGGGGAAGTTGACGGACTCCTGATCGAGCTGGGCCATGAAGGCTTGTTTCTCTGTACTGTTGAGTGTGGAGAAATCCAGTGTGCAATAGTGGGGGGCCATGGTGGAGAGCAGGGCGCGGCAGGCCAGGGGGCGGTGTTCATAGACCGAGCAGGCGCCGTCCGCGTCGAGCAGTGGGCAGGGGCCGACCTGGTCGCGGCTGGCTTTGAGGAAACTTTTCAGGTCACGACTGTCGCGGTCGATCTGTTTGAGTTTTTCGGCGTGAAGGTGGAGCGCTTCAATCTGGTTGTCGTTCAGGTGTGGGGCCAGGGCTACAGCCTCGGTGAGGGTACAGCGTACGTTTAGAGAGCAGCAGCCCGCGCAGCTGCGTTTGCAGTGGACGGTGCCGCCTTTGCCGGTGAATTCACCGCTGCACAGGCTGCACAGTTGGTCGAGGAAGCGGTGTTTTTGTTGGGCGTGTTCGATGAGCGCGGTCCACACGATGTTGGGCTCCATACGTTCTATCTGATGTTGTCGAGTTTGTTAACGATCTGGTCGGCGAGCTTGAGGATTTCCAGCTCAACATAGTCGTAGCGTGATTTGGAGTGGTGGTTGCCGACGATCTCGGCGACTTTTTTCGTTTTGTCTGGATCAAAGCCGATTTTCTCTAGCAGCTCCGTGGCCACGGCCGGGCCGTATTGTTCCTGGGTTTTGCCGTCGTTGTAGCCGAGTTCTGCCTCGGAGGGTTTGATGCCGACATCGTGGAGCACGGCACTGGCCAGCAGCAGTTCTTCATCGACATGGTCATAGTGGCCGACCAGCAGTTCGGCCTGTTTAAGCACTTCAATGGCGTGGGTGATGCGGCGGTAATCGGTGTCGAAAAAATCAACCAGCGTCTTGATCAGTTGCCCTTTGAGCTGTTCGTGTTTCATGTCAGGCGCTCTCCTCGGTGGACGCCAACCGATCCGGGTCGATCAGGCTGTCGCTGTTGTCGTGGATGTAAATGCTGCGGCTGGGAAAGGCGATCTCCATGTTGAGGCCTTCGAGAATTTCCATGATTTTCAGGCACACGTCTTCGCGGGCTTCAAGGTAATCGCCCCACACCGTGGTCGTGGTGAAGCAGTAGATCAGGATATCCAGAGACGACGCACCAAAATCGGTAAAGTTGACCAGCATAAAATCCTGCTGGATGGCCGGATGGTTTTTCAGCATGGTGCGGATGGCGGCCACGGCGTCGCGCATCTGTTGCGGTGTGCTGTCGTAGGTGACGCCGACACTCATCTTGATGCGCCGTTTGGGCATGCGGCTGTAGTTGTTGAGCGAGGTGTTGGCGATGATGTTGTTGGGCACGGTGATCAGGGTCTTGGCAAAGGTGCGGATTTTTGTGGAACGGAAGCCGATCTCTTCCACCACGCCTTCAAGGTTATCGGTCTGAATCCAGTCGCCAACCCGGAACGGGCGGTCGAGCAGAATCATGATTGAGCCGAAAATGTTCGACAGGGTGTCTTTGGCCGCCAGAGCGACGGCGAGACCACCGAGGCCGAGTGACGCAAGCAACCCGGAGATGGAATAACCGAGGTTCTGGATAATCAACACGCCTGCCAGCACGAAAATAAACAGCCGCGCCGATTTGCGGATAAATGGCAGCAGGTGATCGTCGAGCGGTGAGCCGGTATGATGCGCCCACTTGGCAATGGTGCATTCGAGAATGTCGACGGCATTGAACAGAATCCAGCCGATATTGAACGTGAACAGTGTCTTGATCAAAGCGTGGCCGAACTGCTTTAAATCGGTTGGTTCGCTGGGCAGTTGCAACACCTGCAGGGCGATAAACAGCCCGGCGATGAAAACGAGAAATTCCAGGGGGCGTCGCAAACTCTGCAGCAGCAGATCATCAAAGGTGTTCTCGGTGCGATCCACCAGTGGTGAAATGACGCGGGTTAAAAGGCGACTGAACAAACGCTTGAAAATCAGGCACAGCAACACAATGCCCATAGCCAGGGCGTAGCGTTGCAGAGAAATACCAAAATACTCCTGTTGCAGCCAGGTATGGAGTTGCTCCATGGGTGGTCCTCCGGTCGGGGTGGCAAATGAGGACAGTATAAGGAAGCCATCCGTCAGCGGCAACTGTTTCGAATGATTTGTTGCGTGTCAACGATGTCGTGGCAGCCAGAGGCCAGAAGTTAACCATGCAGGTGAGGCCTGGAAAAAACTCTGAGCTTTTTATGGGCCGTTCTTATTCTTCTGATTGAGTAAGCCCCATACGTCCTTACCCTCAATGGAGGCTATTTCCCCTGGCGCAGCACTGTGACCGTTTCGCCGCCGATACCCCAGTTGTCGGTATCCACTTCTTCAATGGTGACAACCGTGGTGGCCGGATTTTTGCCGAGCACATCAACCAGCAGTTGGGTGGCTCCTTTGATCAGCGCGGCTTTCTGTTCTTTGGTGGCTCCTTCGTTGGTGATACGAAAATGGACGTAAGGCATGTGTGTCCTCCTTGACTCAATTAACAATGGGTGCTGGCGAGAAGTGGTCAAAAATAATGATGACGCCACCACAGACAATACAGCCTGCAGCAATACCCAGCGGCAGAAAAAAGCCGGCATGGGTGTCGGCAATCACTCCGGCAACGGCTGGACCGAACATCTGGCCGAGGCTGAACGCTGTGGTCAGAATGGCGGCGGCGCGCCGTGTATCCGTCGGCCAGCGGCGATTGCCTTCGGCCAGAGTCAAGGCGACGATGCCGAGAAAGGTGGCACCGAAGCTGACCGCTGCGAATAACACCTCGCCAATCGTGGTGGCGTTGATGCTGAACACAATGCCCACGGCCTGTAAAGCGTAGGCTGACAGCAGGGCTTTTTGGTAGCCGATGCGCCGCGCCAGGAGCGGCCAGATCAAGGTCGATGGGATCGCAGCCACTCCCACGGCAACCCAGCTATACGGAGCAAATCCGGCCAGGCCCGGTGTGTCGGTGATAATGGCGACGATAAAGGTGGCCGTAACAATGTAACCAAACCCTTCAAGAAAATAGGCAACGGCCAATCGCCACAGCGAATGTTTATGCTTTTGGGAGGCTGCGACGGGTTGTGTCGATGGGCGGACCTCAATATGTCTGCGACCCACTGCCAGACCCAGCAGGGCCATGCCCAGGGCAAGTCCGCCCATGCCGAGCCAGGTGCCGGACCAGCCGTTAATCCGGTCAAGCCACGGCACCAGCAGTCCGCTCAGAGCAATGCCAACGCCGATACCGCTGTAAAGTGCGCCGAGCCATTGGCTGTGACCACAACGGATCAGGGTTTCGGCAACTTCTGCAGTAATGACGATAAACAGGATGGCGCTGGTCAATCCGCTGGCAAAACGCATGGCACTCCAGGCGATTTCCGACGTGGTCAGACCCATGCCCAGGGTGGTGGTAATGCTGATGAACAGCGCTGTGGCCATAAGGGCCCGATTGTTCAACAGGCGTGGTACCAGCATGCACAGCATTGAACCGCCGAGATAGCCTGCATAGTTGATAGCCGCCAGACCGCCGGCCAAGCTGTTGCTGATGTCGAGGTCGCGTTGCATCAACGGCAGAATCGGGGTGTAGGCAAAGCGGGCAATGCCCATGGCCACCACCATGCCGAGCATGCCGCCGAGCAAGACGGCCAAGGCTGTCTGGTTGTTGGGCTGATTCTCCATGTTTGACATTCTACGGTGCTGAAAATATCATATCAAGTGAAAGGTGAAGATATAAACCATTAGTAAAAGTGATATCACATGGAGATCAGCGAACTGAAAATCTTTCTGGCTGTGGCTCGGCAGGGGAGTATCTCCCGCGCTGCCGAAGAGTTGAACTACGTGCAGTCCAATGTAACGACACGGATTAAACAACTCGAAGAGCGCCTCGGTCGTCCTCTGTTTCATCGCAAAAGCAAAGGGGTGTGTCTCACCGCTTCGGGGCTGATATTGTGCGATTATGCGCAGCGGATCATTCAATTGACCGGCGAAGCACACGATGCCCTGAGCGAGAACGCCGTGCCGCAAGGACCATTGGCCATCAGCTCCATGGAAACGACGGCAGCAGTGCGTCTGCCGAGCTTGCTGGCCGATTATCATCGCCGTTATCCTCAGGTTGCCCTCAATCTGGTCTCGGCGCCTTCGGCGGACTCGTTGAAAAAGCTGCTTGATTATCAGGTGGACGGCGCATTTATCGCCGGTGAAGTTGACCCGCAGGCCGTCGAATCGTGCGAAGTCTTTGAAGAGGAGCTGGTGCTGGTGGCACCGTTGGACATTGACCCCTTCACCATGGAGAGTCAGAAAATTCTGGTGTTTCGTTCCGGCTGTTCTTATCGGGCGCGGCTGGAAAACTGGTTGCGACAGAACGGCCGTTTGGGGTACCACAGTGTCGAACTGGGTTCCATCGAAGGGATTCTTGCCTGCGTGGCGGCCGGGATGGGGATCAGCTTGTTGCCCCGATCCGTGGTTGAGCGGCCTCACCTGATGCCGAACTGTGCCCTGCATCAGTTGCCGCAGCCGGTCAGCATGATGACGACCCGCTTTGTCTGGCGACGCCATGAAAAACCGAGTAAGGCCTTGCAGGTGTTTCGCGAATTGTTGCCGGGATTGCAAGAGGGGTGAAGTGGTTTTTATTCGCGAATTCAGGATGTTTGCAGTAAGATTACCCCGTTATATGATGTCGCAACGCGTAAGGAGATAACAGGAGATCGCCATGGAAGAAAGTCCGCTACGCCAATTTGCCGATAAAGCCCGTGCGTTGGGAATGGATGATGCCCGTTGTGTTGGTGTGCTGGAATTACCCATTGATCCGACACTGACGGATTATTGTCTGGAGTGTGGTGCTTACGGTGAATCCGCCCTGTGTCCACCACACCGTGGTGCCATTGTTGATGTGCCGAAATTGCTGGCTGGTTATGAGTGGGCGGTGGTGTTCAAGCGCGACCTGCCGGTGGTTGATCTGCAAAGCCAGGAATACCACGAGGTGGCGCGGCAGATTCATGTCGTGGCGGCGCAACTGGAAAAGTGGGGGCGCATGCGCGGTTTCAAAGCGGCCGGACTCGCCGCAGGCTCATGCAAGCGGTTGTTTTGTGCCAGCAGTGACGCCTGTCAGGCGCTGGAGCCGGGTGGCGTGTGTCGTTTTCCTCAATGGTCGCGGTTGTCGTTGTCGGCTCTGGGCGTCAATGTGTTTGCGTTGTGTGACAAAATCGGTTGGCCGATTAAAAAGGTCACCCGTGACAGCAGCCATCCGTCCGACGCTATGGGCGTGCTGGTTGGTATCCTGCTGGTGGGACGCGAATAATCTGCTCAATCGTGGGAAGAGCGCACCAACCACAGAGAGAGGACCCCTCTGTGGTTGGACCGTCGTCAGATCGATGCGAAGCCCCGGATGGGGCTTCGCTTATTTCATGTTGTGGAAACAGCGCTCAATATGCTGTTTTGAATAGCTCTTGTTTCGTTTAAGGTTGAACAGGATTGTCACCAGGGCAGAAGCGGGTAAGGCAATCACCAGTGGGTCAACAACGGCCCACAGGGTCCCGGCTCCCAGAGAGTCAACGCCGAACAGGGCGTTGCACACCATCAGGGGTTTGGACTCCTTAGCGTGGACAAAAAACAGCCAGAACAGGCTGATGGTTGTGCCGGTAAAAAAACATGCCCAGGCGCTCAGGCGGCTCATGTTGCGGAAATAAAGCGCCCCGAAATACATCGGCAGAAACGCCGCCGCGCAGATGCCGAAGAAGATCGCTGTTCCCCGCGCAATGATGGCCGTTCCCCCCTCAAAAAATGTCGGCAGAGCCCAGGCGAGAAAGTAGCTGATAAGGATGGCGAATAAAATGCCCACCTTGGTCAGGATGACGCTATTACCGCTGCGACCCAGAGCTTTTTCGTAAATATCTCGGCCAAGGGCTGTGCCCATGGCGTGAAACTGGGAACTCAGGGTGCTCATGGCTGCAGAGAGCAGGGTGATCATGAACACAGCGGTGAACCATTGCGGCATGGATGCACTGATGTACAACGGGATGATCTCGGCAACATTCTTGCCCGCGGCGATCAGGGCAATCTGCCCGGCGGTGTCCGGATTTTCGTAGAAGAAAAACACGTTGGCCAGTGCGCCGATGGCAAAAGAGACGCCAACGACAATGAGGACAAAGATGCCGCCGATCAGCACGGCGCGGTTGAGTTCACGATTGCTTTTCACCGTCATGAACCGCACGATCAACTGAGGCTGGGCAAGGACGCCGATGCCGACCCCGAGAACAATGGTGGTGACGACAATCAGCCAGTATTCGCTGCCGAATTCGGGAAAGCTGGTCCAGCCGGTGTGGCCTTTGGCACCGAAGATCTTGATGGCGATCTCCTGCATGTCGGTCAGGCGCTGGTGGGCGGTGATGAAGCCACCGAGTTTGTGATAGGTGGCGACAAGCAGAGACACCATGCCGATAAACATCATGCTGCCCTGAAAAGCATCGGAGTACATGACCGCCTTGAGTCCACCCATGATGACATAGACGGCGACGAAGATGGTCAGGAAGAACAGAGCCACGTTGTAATTGATGGCCAGAATCTGGGCGATGAACTTGGCGCCACCCATGAGAACCACGCTGGCGTAAAGCGGCATGGCCATGAAAATCAACAGGCCGGTCGCACCCTGCAGGCGGGTTGACTCAAAACGGCGGCCAAGAAATTCCGGAAAGGTGTGGGCGTTGAGGTTCAACCCCATCACCCGGGTGCGACGACCGAAAAAAACAAAGGCGATAAAGACGCCGACAAACACGGTAAGAAAGGTCAGCCACTGCAGGCTCATGCCGAAAACGGCTGCCGCGCCGCCAAAGCCGATGATGGCCGAGGTGCTGACGAAGGTTGCACCGTAGGATAACGCCATGACAAAGGGGTGGATCTGACGACCGGCGACCAGGTAGTCGGCGGTGTTATTGGTTTTCTTCCACGCCTGAAGCGATAAAATGGCAATAATGGTCAGATAAACGACGACAACGGTGGTCAGTAATGGGATGCTCATGTAGGATGTTCCTGTTATTGCAGTGAGTTAAAGTTGTTCCTCGACGTGTTTTTCTTCCTCGTTCCACTGTTGTTCCTGGGAGAGCTCTTCGTCGGTTATGTAGCCTTTGTTCCAATTGAGCAGGCCGTAAATAATGCACAGTACCGTGCTGAGCAGGGTGAGGATCATGCCCAGGGGAACAAGTGTCCCTTCGAGTCCT encodes the following:
- a CDS encoding symporter small accessory protein; the protein is MLGLEGTLVPLGMILTLLSTVLCIIYGLLNWNKGYITDEELSQEQQWNEEEKHVEEQL
- a CDS encoding 4-oxalocrotonate tautomerase family protein; translated protein: MPYVHFRITNEGATKEQKAALIKGATQLLVDVLGKNPATTVVTIEEVDTDNWGIGGETVTVLRQGK
- a CDS encoding DUF2284 domain-containing protein, producing MEESPLRQFADKARALGMDDARCVGVLELPIDPTLTDYCLECGAYGESALCPPHRGAIVDVPKLLAGYEWAVVFKRDLPVVDLQSQEYHEVARQIHVVAAQLEKWGRMRGFKAAGLAAGSCKRLFCASSDACQALEPGGVCRFPQWSRLSLSALGVNVFALCDKIGWPIKKVTRDSSHPSDAMGVLVGILLVGRE
- a CDS encoding TIGR01458 family HAD-type hydrolase gives rise to the protein MPPFTKPISIADLWYSKDDKDWQDALKRYWQFVQPCNLKLEQSLDGLDLAIVRSLSPQGWYEFLHDEYFRWKYTAPNRYVTTTKQLKTYRRDGEIEELDSIRLKLLSLNGNNIRDGLKTAKTIRGLGTAGASGLLSLMYPDNFATVDQFVVKALRSIPDLPEADALKKMNPENLTVKDGVQLTLILSQKAKDNNRKFGTSFWTPRKIDMILWTFGRDSETRNSGIRPSLRMLCCNRRFPTNATSNIITGSSRKRSPSMPLPTTIHGLLIDLDGVLYVGETPVPGAQQVLKRLDDENIPRRYLTNTTTRTAASVVQKLRRMGFSVHEEEVFSPISATVQFLNRQGRPTINPVVRDSVLPAFADFPRNNERPDYVIIGDIGAAWSYPLINTIFSQLHAGAELIAMHKNKFFQGEEGLQVDIGAFVAGLEYVSGKQAKVIGKPSRDFFELALQSLQLSASNVAMIGDDIETDIGGGKAVGLHGILVKTGKYRQGCEEGATYPDAWTRSVICSKFSGCSCASKS
- a CDS encoding YkgJ family cysteine cluster protein; this translates as MWTALIEHAQQKHRFLDQLCSLCSGEFTGKGGTVHCKRSCAGCCSLNVRCTLTEAVALAPHLNDNQIEALHLHAEKLKQIDRDSRDLKSFLKASRDQVGPCPLLDADGACSVYEHRPLACRALLSTMAPHYCTLDFSTLNSTEKQAFMAQLDQESVNFPTHYLAMPQQIAQAAEMECLEKMKEAFGVAVTGNLPYLLDLELTLKVSEKLAEGRGLQNFIDPICKNDSFLISFT
- a CDS encoding LysR family transcriptional regulator; translation: MEISELKIFLAVARQGSISRAAEELNYVQSNVTTRIKQLEERLGRPLFHRKSKGVCLTASGLILCDYAQRIIQLTGEAHDALSENAVPQGPLAISSMETTAAVRLPSLLADYHRRYPQVALNLVSAPSADSLKKLLDYQVDGAFIAGEVDPQAVESCEVFEEELVLVAPLDIDPFTMESQKILVFRSGCSYRARLENWLRQNGRLGYHSVELGSIEGILACVAAGMGISLLPRSVVERPHLMPNCALHQLPQPVSMMTTRFVWRRHEKPSKALQVFRELLPGLQEG
- a CDS encoding YbfB/YjiJ family MFS transporter, encoding MENQPNNQTALAVLLGGMLGMVVAMGIARFAYTPILPLMQRDLDISNSLAGGLAAINYAGYLGGSMLCMLVPRLLNNRALMATALFISITTTLGMGLTTSEIAWSAMRFASGLTSAILFIVITAEVAETLIRCGHSQWLGALYSGIGVGIALSGLLVPWLDRINGWSGTWLGMGGLALGMALLGLAVGRRHIEVRPSTQPVAASQKHKHSLWRLAVAYFLEGFGYIVTATFIVAIITDTPGLAGFAPYSWVAVGVAAIPSTLIWPLLARRIGYQKALLSAYALQAVGIVFSINATTIGEVLFAAVSFGATFLGIVALTLAEGNRRWPTDTRRAAAILTTAFSLGQMFGPAVAGVIADTHAGFFLPLGIAAGCIVCGGVIIIFDHFSPAPIVN
- a CDS encoding sodium:solute symporter family protein, which encodes MSIPLLTTVVVVYLTIIAILSLQAWKKTNNTADYLVAGRQIHPFVMALSYGATFVSTSAIIGFGGAAAVFGMSLQWLTFLTVFVGVFIAFVFFGRRTRVMGLNLNAHTFPEFLGRRFESTRLQGATGLLIFMAMPLYASVVLMGGAKFIAQILAINYNVALFFLTIFVAVYVIMGGLKAVMYSDAFQGSMMFIGMVSLLVATYHKLGGFITAHQRLTDMQEIAIKIFGAKGHTGWTSFPEFGSEYWLIVVTTIVLGVGIGVLAQPQLIVRFMTVKSNRELNRAVLIGGIFVLIVVGVSFAIGALANVFFFYENPDTAGQIALIAAGKNVAEIIPLYISASMPQWFTAVFMITLLSAAMSTLSSQFHAMGTALGRDIYEKALGRSGNSVILTKVGILFAILISYFLAWALPTFFEGGTAIIARGTAIFFGICAAAFLPMYFGALYFRNMSRLSAWACFFTGTTISLFWLFFVHAKESKPLMVCNALFGVDSLGAGTLWAVVDPLVIALPASALVTILFNLKRNKSYSKQHIERCFHNMK
- a CDS encoding HD domain-containing protein, with protein sequence MKHEQLKGQLIKTLVDFFDTDYRRITHAIEVLKQAELLVGHYDHVDEELLLASAVLHDVGIKPSEAELGYNDGKTQEQYGPAVATELLEKIGFDPDKTKKVAEIVGNHHSKSRYDYVELEILKLADQIVNKLDNIR
- a CDS encoding mechanosensitive ion channel family protein — encoded protein: MEQLHTWLQQEYFGISLQRYALAMGIVLLCLIFKRLFSRLLTRVISPLVDRTENTFDDLLLQSLRRPLEFLVFIAGLFIALQVLQLPSEPTDLKQFGHALIKTLFTFNIGWILFNAVDILECTIAKWAHHTGSPLDDHLLPFIRKSARLFIFVLAGVLIIQNLGYSISGLLASLGLGGLAVALAAKDTLSNIFGSIMILLDRPFRVGDWIQTDNLEGVVEEIGFRSTKIRTFAKTLITVPNNIIANTSLNNYSRMPKRRIKMSVGVTYDSTPQQMRDAVAAIRTMLKNHPAIQQDFMLVNFTDFGASSLDILIYCFTTTTVWGDYLEAREDVCLKIMEILEGLNMEIAFPSRSIYIHDNSDSLIDPDRLASTEESA